A window of the Thermostichus vulcanus str. 'Rupite' genome harbors these coding sequences:
- a CDS encoding LysM peptidoglycan-binding domain-containing protein encodes MRPTLSNPQKGELDSTGATVSTLSSPAPAVSAEIPTEASWAAQDQVPPSEAPEDAEGSPLEWAPASPSMPTKPRLAGFALSLGLTGLVWLLKLESDPYAESLETLVRDPQQAVPDPQSEPAQETSDESIPSSRRTYPVWATGLLLMLGLAGAATLQQRQLNRQPLTPLPPAIERIPPSVHTLSGALQQNYDLKKEQLREAFQEGLIPTGEGPKGILEHEVQPGETLWQLTQMYQLDAAAITVSNGIQADTPLEPGQTLWIPSQPGLIYTVKQGDTLEDVANRYQVSQQQIIAATPLSRPEYLRIGQRLLIPGDVSELINRQKEMIAAQKAREEEERRRQEEEARRRAEEQARQEAEQQRLAEEAQRQAEQERQTQAALLASGSPTHTVGSGDTIERIAARYGVTQRSIIQANNLRNPHWLRIGQRLTIPAPGTQPTQAPAPQAQPQPQAQPVPAAPPQAPPQARSSGFIWPVSGQITSGFGYRRGRLHAGVDIPGPVGSPIVAVMEGTVIFAGNGGDGYGNRVDIRHPNGLVTRYAHGHQIYVSTGQYVQQGQTIMSRGSTGWSTGPHLHFEVRPGGGAPVDPRPYLP; translated from the coding sequence TTGAGACCCACCCTCTCGAATCCCCAGAAGGGGGAACTGGACTCCACCGGTGCCACCGTGAGCACCCTTTCCAGTCCAGCCCCGGCTGTTTCAGCCGAGATCCCTACTGAAGCTTCATGGGCTGCTCAGGATCAGGTTCCGCCTTCCGAAGCTCCTGAGGATGCAGAAGGTTCCCCCTTGGAATGGGCCCCAGCTTCCCCTTCTATGCCGACCAAGCCAAGATTGGCGGGGTTTGCACTATCCCTCGGTTTGACTGGACTGGTATGGCTGCTCAAGTTGGAATCGGATCCCTACGCGGAGTCTTTGGAAACCTTGGTGCGGGATCCCCAGCAGGCAGTTCCGGATCCTCAGTCAGAGCCAGCCCAGGAAACCTCTGACGAATCGATCCCTTCGTCTCGCCGTACCTACCCTGTCTGGGCCACTGGGCTATTGCTCATGTTGGGTTTGGCCGGAGCCGCCACGCTACAACAGCGACAACTGAATCGCCAGCCCTTGACCCCTCTTCCTCCGGCAATAGAGCGGATCCCGCCCTCGGTTCATACCCTATCTGGAGCTTTGCAGCAAAACTACGACCTCAAAAAAGAACAACTGCGGGAAGCCTTCCAAGAGGGATTGATCCCGACTGGAGAGGGGCCTAAGGGCATTCTGGAGCACGAGGTTCAGCCGGGAGAAACCCTTTGGCAACTGACCCAGATGTATCAGCTGGATGCTGCTGCAATCACCGTTTCCAATGGCATTCAGGCCGATACCCCATTGGAGCCGGGTCAAACCCTGTGGATCCCCAGTCAACCGGGATTGATCTATACCGTCAAGCAGGGGGATACCCTTGAGGATGTGGCTAACCGCTATCAGGTTTCGCAGCAACAGATCATTGCAGCTACCCCTCTCTCTCGGCCCGAATACCTGCGCATTGGTCAACGCCTGCTCATTCCCGGCGATGTCAGTGAGTTGATCAACCGGCAAAAGGAGATGATTGCCGCCCAGAAAGCTCGGGAAGAGGAAGAACGCCGCCGACAAGAGGAGGAGGCCCGGCGCCGAGCAGAGGAACAAGCCCGCCAAGAAGCCGAGCAGCAACGTCTGGCAGAAGAAGCTCAACGGCAAGCGGAACAGGAACGGCAGACCCAAGCCGCCCTTTTGGCCAGTGGATCCCCAACCCACACTGTGGGCTCCGGTGACACGATTGAGCGCATTGCCGCCCGCTATGGGGTAACCCAGCGCTCCATTATTCAGGCCAACAACCTGCGCAATCCCCATTGGCTGCGCATTGGTCAGCGTCTGACGATTCCGGCACCGGGTACGCAGCCCACTCAAGCGCCAGCTCCCCAAGCCCAGCCTCAACCCCAGGCCCAACCGGTGCCAGCGGCTCCTCCTCAAGCCCCCCCTCAAGCCCGAAGCAGCGGTTTTATCTGGCCGGTTTCTGGACAGATTACCTCTGGTTTTGGCTACCGTCGCGGTCGTCTCCATGCCGGCGTGGATATCCCTGGCCCTGTGGGATCCCCGATTGTGGCGGTCATGGAGGGAACGGTGATTTTTGCCGGTAATGGCGGTGATGGCTATGGCAACCGGGTAGATATTCGCCATCCGAATGGGTTGGTCACCCGCTACGCCCATGGACATCAGATTTATGTCTCCACCGGCCAGTACGTGCAGCAGGGACAAACGATTATGAGTCGGGGGAGCACCGGCTGGAGTACTGGCCCTCACCTGCACTTTGAAGTGCGCCCCGGCGGAGGTGCCCCTGTGGATCCACGTCCTTATTTGCCCTAA
- the cysS gene encoding cysteine--tRNA ligase → MSLVVYNTLTRCKEAFHPLSLSGFSPTSSFEPSGTSNPSSPKDLLERPWVRMYVCGVTVYDFCHLGHARTYVVWDMVRRYLEWRGYRVQYVQNFTDVDDKILKRAAERGESMQTVAERFITEYFQDMDRLNIKRANLYPRATQSLQAMFELIQSLELKGFAYRVRDPMQKASRFSSTPEVNLLTDNSPEQPAYDVYYSVRQFSDYGQLSGRKLQDMEAGASGRVGEEGTDKRDPFDFALWKAAPATEPGFESPWGWGRPGWHIECSAMVRETLGDHIDIHAGGADLIFPHHENELAQSEPITGKPMAKYWLHNGFLNVNGEKMSKSLGNFTTLRQALTVYDPMALRLFLLQTHYRSPIDLTDAAMQAASRGWETLHKGIQASHQFLRDKESSKLSGSPDAEAMQTFQMAMDDDFGTPGALAIAFELAKELTREYNLFTHQGQTHLQPEVLRQKSAALLEVLGTLGFVVEEAHPQQLGAPESVLEGEQSGSRTDSLSPEDIEDLIAQRLAARKARNFSEADRIRNYLKTLGITLIDQKDGTTRWLRES, encoded by the coding sequence ATGAGTTTGGTTGTCTACAACACACTGACCCGCTGCAAGGAAGCGTTTCATCCCCTTTCATTGAGTGGATTTTCGCCCACTTCTAGCTTTGAGCCAAGTGGTACTTCAAACCCGTCTTCCCCAAAAGACTTACTAGAAAGACCCTGGGTGCGCATGTACGTCTGTGGGGTCACTGTTTATGACTTCTGCCATCTGGGCCATGCCCGCACGTATGTGGTTTGGGACATGGTGCGTCGCTATCTGGAATGGCGTGGGTATCGCGTGCAGTATGTCCAGAATTTTACAGATGTTGATGACAAAATCCTCAAACGGGCCGCAGAACGTGGGGAATCGATGCAAACAGTGGCAGAGCGCTTTATCACAGAATACTTTCAGGATATGGATCGCCTTAATATTAAACGAGCCAACCTTTATCCAAGGGCAACTCAATCCTTACAGGCGATGTTCGAATTGATCCAATCTTTGGAACTGAAAGGCTTTGCCTACCGGGTACGGGATCCCATGCAAAAAGCATCCAGATTTTCTTCTACTCCAGAAGTGAATTTACTCACAGATAACTCACCTGAGCAGCCCGCCTACGATGTCTATTATTCTGTCCGTCAATTCTCAGATTATGGTCAACTCTCTGGGCGAAAATTGCAGGATATGGAAGCCGGGGCCAGTGGCCGGGTGGGAGAAGAAGGCACCGACAAACGGGATCCCTTTGATTTTGCCCTTTGGAAAGCTGCACCGGCTACGGAGCCGGGGTTTGAGTCCCCGTGGGGATGGGGGCGACCGGGCTGGCACATTGAATGCTCGGCGATGGTGCGAGAAACCCTGGGGGATCACATTGACATCCACGCCGGGGGGGCTGACCTGATTTTTCCCCACCATGAGAATGAGTTAGCCCAATCCGAACCGATTACTGGCAAACCCATGGCCAAATACTGGCTACACAACGGCTTTCTCAACGTCAATGGCGAGAAAATGTCCAAATCTTTGGGCAACTTTACCACCCTCAGGCAAGCCCTCACCGTTTACGATCCCATGGCTCTGCGTCTGTTTCTTTTACAGACCCACTACCGCAGCCCGATCGATCTCACGGATGCAGCTATGCAGGCCGCTAGCCGCGGTTGGGAAACCCTCCACAAAGGGATCCAAGCTTCACACCAGTTCCTCAGGGACAAGGAGAGTTCTAAATTGTCGGGATCCCCAGATGCCGAGGCGATGCAAACCTTTCAGATGGCCATGGATGATGACTTCGGTACCCCTGGAGCCTTGGCTATCGCCTTTGAATTGGCCAAAGAACTCACCCGCGAGTACAACCTGTTCACCCACCAGGGTCAAACCCATCTGCAACCGGAGGTGCTGAGGCAGAAAAGTGCCGCTCTGTTGGAGGTTTTGGGAACACTAGGGTTTGTGGTGGAAGAGGCCCATCCACAGCAGTTGGGGGCACCAGAAAGCGTGTTGGAGGGAGAGCAATCGGGGAGTAGAACAGACTCTTTATCCCCGGAAGATATTGAAGATCTAATCGCGCAACGCTTGGCAGCCCGTAAAGCGAGAAACTTTTCAGAGGCAGATCGGATTCGGAATTACCTGAAAACTCTGGGTATTACCCTAATCGATCAAAAGGATGGCACCACCCGCTGGCTCCGAGAATCTTAG